The Henckelia pumila isolate YLH828 chromosome 2, ASM3356847v2, whole genome shotgun sequence genome includes a window with the following:
- the LOC140878202 gene encoding uncharacterized protein — MADEVRKKLLEKVKKAKYFSIILDCTPDISHKKQMSLVIRCLDESENSTKVKEYWIEFIEVDDTTGLGLFMHLKDSLINLGLDIDDIRGQGYDNGSNMKGKHKGAHKRLLEINSRAFYTPCGCHSLNLVLCDIANCCPQAMSFFGVIQRIYTLFSSSTKRWRIFKDHVKGLTVKPLSQTRWESHVESVKPIKEQIAQIRDALLDLTKETEDPKTKSEAESLALYELEKFEFLLGVVIWYNLLFAINTVSKFIQSKNIDIDVAIKLLQGILVFLEDYRESGFDKAIVEAKEMASVMGIEAVERLRLADDESLLMSCKNLEISLKHNGCSDVNGDDLFSKLTFLKCSLPEESTSAIDILDYLKRMDGCFPKQSC, encoded by the exons ATGGCAGATGAAGTAAGAAAGAAATTACTTGAAAAAGTCAAAAAGGCAAAATACTTTTCAATCATCTTAGATTGTACTCCAGATATTAGTCATAAGAAGCAAATGTCTCTTGTCATACGATGTTTGGATGAGTCGGAAAATTCAACAAAAGTGAAAGAATATTGGATAGAATTTATAGAGGTGGATGACACGACTGGGCTTGGGCTTTTTATGCATCTTAAGGATTCTTTGATCAATCTTGGGCTTGATATTGATGATATACGAGGTCAAGGGTACGACAATGGATCTAACATGAAAGGAAAACACAAAGGTGCACATAAAAGGCTTCTTGAAATAAATTCCAGAGCCTTTTATACTCCATGTGGTTGTCATAGCCTTAATTTGGTATTATGTGATATTGCGAACTGTTGTCCTCAAGCTATGTCATTTTTCGGAGTGATACAACGCATTTATACATTATTCTCCTCATCTACCAAGCGATGGAGAATTTTTAAAGATCATGTAAAGGGTTTGACAGTTAAGCCATTATCACAAACACGTTGGGAAAGTCATGTAGAGAGCGTGAAACCTATAAAAGAACAAATTGCTCAAATTAGAGATGCTTTGCTTGATTTGACAAAAGAAACTGAAGATCCAAAAACAAAGAGTGAAGCAGAGTCCTTGGCATTATATGAACTTGAGAAGTTTGAATTCTTACTTGGTGTTGTGATTTGGTATAATTTGTTATTCGCAATAAACACTGTGAGTAAATTTATTCAATCCAAAAATATAGATATTGATGTTGCTATCAAACTCTTACAAGGAATTTTGGTATTTCTTGAAGATTATAGAGAATCTGGTTTTGATAAGGCAATTGTTGAAGCTAAAGAAATGGCAAGTGTAATGGGTATTGAAGCT GTAGAGAGACTACGACTTGCAGATGATGAAAGCTTGTTGATGTCTTGCAAAAATCTTGAAATTTCTCTTAAACATAATGGTTGTTCTGATGTTAATGGAGATGATTTGTTTTCGAAGTTAACATTTTTGAAGTGTTCTTTGCCAGAAGAATCAACATCAGCCATTGATATATTAGATTATTTGAAAAGGATGGATGGTTGTTTTCCTAAGCAATCCTGTTAA
- the LOC140878203 gene encoding uncharacterized protein: MDEMGNNEGVLENSNIEESNFSEKNDEKVQHEILSQMTCFDDPEKWDSIDQKMIDFLVERGPKRDARTLFSKDSTNRHFNVLHYKRILSNGEKNDRRWLLYSNYVDKIFCFCCKLFKKQKNKIGIQLANEGYNDWHNLSCCLIAHEASKEHMKCMTNWIELEQRLQKNQTIDAKAQVHLNKEKEHWKLVLHRIIAIVQTLAKNELEFRESCEKLYVENNGLFLQMVEMIAEFDPIMKEHLRRIKDHETYTTYIG; the protein is encoded by the coding sequence ATGGATGAAATGGGCAACAATGAGGGGGTTCTTGAAAATTCCAATATAGAAGAATCCAATTTTTCTgagaaaaatgatgagaaagtTCAACATGAAATTTTAAGTCAAATGACATGTTTTGATGATCCAGAAAAGTGGGATAGTATTGATCAAAAAATGATAGACTTTTTAGTAGAGAGGGGTCCAAAGAGAGATGCTCGTACTTTGTTTTCAAAAGATAGTACTaatagacattttaatgtattGCATTATAAAAGAATTTTGTCAAACGGGGAGAAAAATGATAGAAGATGGTTGTTGTATTCAAATTATGTGGACAAaatcttttgtttttgttgtaaattgttcaaaaaacaaaagaacAAGATTGGTATCCAATTAGCTAATGAAGGATACAACGACTGGCATAATTTAAGTTGTTGTCTTATAGCCCATGAAGCGAGTAAGGAGCATATGAAGTGTATGACTAATTGGATTGAACTGGAACAAAGGTTACAAAAGAATCAAACAATTGATGCAAAAGCACAGGTACATTTgaacaaagaaaaagaacacTGGAAACTTGTGCTGCACAGGATAATTGCCATAGTGCAAACATTGGCGAAAAATGAATTGGAATTTCGAGAAAGTTGTGAGAAACTTTATGTTGAAAATAATGGCCTCTTTTTGCAGATGGTTGAAATGATTGCTGAGTTTGATCCGATAATGAAAGAGCATCTCCGACGTATCAAAGACCATGAAACCTATACTACATATATTGGTTAA